One Aegilops tauschii subsp. strangulata cultivar AL8/78 chromosome 7, Aet v6.0, whole genome shotgun sequence genomic window carries:
- the LOC109783250 gene encoding TORTIFOLIA1-like protein 3 isoform X2, translating to MGPAPRTGGEPMKQRVNRCLHRLSDRDTEAMAANELDAIARGLDADELPVFLAAVSDTRATDKAPLRRHSLRLLALLVAAHPRDAVAPLVPRLVAAALRRVRDPDSSVRAALVDAARAIAGAAAPPSAPAALGPLADAVLHEQDQCAQLAAALAAAAAVEASAPTADLADYLLALLPRLLKLLRSAAFKAKPALISLIGAASAATDSEGAATAVPCLRDALGGDDWAARKAAAEALALLALEHGDDLAAHKPSCIAVFEAKRFDKVKIVRESMNRMIEAWKEIPDAEEDVCSSAASPAQTRSPSLADSASDGRYPADSLGSNSVQSVTKRNMLSASRSPPSVNNRRTSPSIRSKKSSPPSCGGDVDQAKKYDYKVDVTAAADATPIRTVTGEKLLKEGNVRARLEARKMLFQKSGEKGYNKVAGRKSGSRVVPFNGDGDLEESTEVEDDGPEEVQSDHSSEELQLVHKDEDLSKIRMQLVQIENQQTNLLDLLQKFMGSSQNGIRSLETRVNGLEMALDEISRDLAASSGRMPSSEPDMNCCIPSPKFWRKNEGGRYTSRYPVSDLANHPEESRASHKWERQKFGVQGGFVTNPLAEQNTSYVRSTLVAQEGRRQNSAQYKSR from the exons ATGGGGCCGGCGCCGAGGACGGGGGGCGAGCCAATGAAGCAGCGGGTGAACCGCTGCCTGCACCGCCTGTCCGACCGGGACACGGAGGCCATGGCCGCCAACGAGCTGGACGCGATCGCGCGCGGGCTGGACGCCGACGAGCTCCCCGTCTTCCTCGCCGCCGTCTCCGACACGCGGGCCACGGACAAGGCGCCGCTGCGGCGCCATTCGCTGCGCCTGCTGGCGCTCCTCGTCGCTGCGCACCCGCGCGACGCCGTGGCGCCGCTCGTGCCCAGGCTCGTCGCCGCCGCGCTGCGCCGGGTGCGCGACCCGGACTCCTCCGTGCGCGCCGCGCTCGTCGACGCCGCGCGCGCCATCGCCGGggccgccgcgccgccctccGCGCCCGCGGCGCTCGGCCCGCTCGCCGACGCCGTCCTCCACGAGCAGGACCAGTGCGCGCAGCTCGCCGCCGCgctcgcggccgccgccgccgtcgaggCCTCCGCCCCCACCGCAGACCTCGCCGACTACCTCCTcgcgctcctcccgcgcctcctcaAGCTCCTCCGCAGCGCCGCCTTCAAGGCCAAGCCCGCGCTCATCTCCCTCATCGGCGCCGCCTCGGCGGCCACCGACAGCGAGGGCGCCGCCACCGCGGTGCCGTGCCTCCGCGACGCGCTCGGCGGGGACGACTGGGCTGCCAGGAAGGCCGCCGCCGAGGCGCTCGCGCTCTTGGCCCTGGAGCACGGCGACGACCTTGCCGCCCACAAACCCTCCTGCATTGCCGTCTTCGAGGCCAAGAGATTCGATAAG GTGAAGATTGTGCGGGAGTCCATGAACCGGATGATCGAGGCGTGGAAGGAGATCCCGGACGCGGAGGAGGATGTGTGCTCCTCCGCCGCGTCGCCGGCCCAGACCAGATCTCCTTCTCTCGCAG ATAGTGCAAGTGATGGTCGATACCCGGCTGATTCCCTAGGCTCCAATTCCGTCCAGTCAGTTACAAAGAGGAACATGCTGTCGGCAAGCAGGTCACCGCCGTCAGTCAATAACCGAAGGACCAGCCCTTCCATCAGAAGCAAGAAGAGCTCGCCGCCTTCATGCGGCGGCGATGTGGACCAAGCCAAGAAATATGACTACAAGGTCGACGTCACCGCTGCAGCAGACGCCACCCCGATCAGGACGGTGACCGGGGAGAAGCTTCTGAAAGAGGGCAATGTTAGAGCAAGGCTTGAAGCACGGAAGATGCTGTTCCAGAAGAGTGGTGAGAAAGGGTACAATAAGGTGGCCGGGCGCAAGTCAGGGTCTAGAGTCGTTCCGTTTAACGGCGATGGTGACTTGGAAGAAAGCACCGAGGTTGAGGATGATGGGCCGGAGGAGGTTCAGTCAGACCACTCCTCTGAGGAGCTTCAGTTGGTTCACAAAGATGAAGACCTGTCCAAGATCAGGATGCAGCTTGTTCAGATAGAGAATCAGCAGACAAACTTGCTCGACCTTCTCCAG AAATTTATGGGGAGCTCCCAGAATGGGATACGTTCGTTGGAGACAAGGGTGAACGGTCTGGAAATGGCACTGGACGAGATCTCGCGTGATCTGGCCGCCTCTTCAGGAAGGATGCCAAGCAGCGAACCTGACATGAACTGCTGCATCCCGAGCCCAAAATTCTGGAGAAAAAATGAAGGCGGTAGATACACTTCAAGGTACCCCGTCTCCGACCTAGCAAACCACCCCGAGGAGAGCAGAGCTTCTCATAAGTGGGAGAGGCAGAAGTTTGGAGTTCAGGGTGGATTTGTCACCAACCCATTAGCAGAGCAGAACACTTCATACGTGAGGAGCACGTTGGTTGCTCAGGAAGGCAGGAGGCAGAATTCAGCCCAATACAAGTCGAGGTAG
- the LOC109783250 gene encoding TORTIFOLIA1-like protein 3 isoform X1 — MGPAPRTGGEPMKQRVNRCLHRLSDRDTEAMAANELDAIARGLDADELPVFLAAVSDTRATDKAPLRRHSLRLLALLVAAHPRDAVAPLVPRLVAAALRRVRDPDSSVRAALVDAARAIAGAAAPPSAPAALGPLADAVLHEQDQCAQLAAALAAAAAVEASAPTADLADYLLALLPRLLKLLRSAAFKAKPALISLIGAASAATDSEGAATAVPCLRDALGGDDWAARKAAAEALALLALEHGDDLAAHKPSCIAVFEAKRFDKVKIVRESMNRMIEAWKEIPDAEEDVCSSAASPAQTRSPSLADSASDGRYPADSLGSNSVQSVTKRNMLSASRSPPSVNNRRTSPSIRSKKSSPPSCGGDVDQAKKYDYKVDVTAAADATPIRTVTGEKLLKEGNVRARLEARKMLFQKSGEKGYNKVAGRKSGSRVVPFNGDGDLEESTEVEDDGPEEVQSDHSSEELQLVHKDEDLSKIRMQLVQIENQQTNLLDLLQKFMGSSQNGIRSLETRVNGLEMALDEISRDLAASSGRMPSSEPDMNCCIPSPKFWRKNEGGRYTSRYPVSDLANHPEESRASHKWERQKFGVQGGFVTNPLAEQNTSYVRSTLVAQEGRRQNSAQYKSRGR, encoded by the exons ATGGGGCCGGCGCCGAGGACGGGGGGCGAGCCAATGAAGCAGCGGGTGAACCGCTGCCTGCACCGCCTGTCCGACCGGGACACGGAGGCCATGGCCGCCAACGAGCTGGACGCGATCGCGCGCGGGCTGGACGCCGACGAGCTCCCCGTCTTCCTCGCCGCCGTCTCCGACACGCGGGCCACGGACAAGGCGCCGCTGCGGCGCCATTCGCTGCGCCTGCTGGCGCTCCTCGTCGCTGCGCACCCGCGCGACGCCGTGGCGCCGCTCGTGCCCAGGCTCGTCGCCGCCGCGCTGCGCCGGGTGCGCGACCCGGACTCCTCCGTGCGCGCCGCGCTCGTCGACGCCGCGCGCGCCATCGCCGGggccgccgcgccgccctccGCGCCCGCGGCGCTCGGCCCGCTCGCCGACGCCGTCCTCCACGAGCAGGACCAGTGCGCGCAGCTCGCCGCCGCgctcgcggccgccgccgccgtcgaggCCTCCGCCCCCACCGCAGACCTCGCCGACTACCTCCTcgcgctcctcccgcgcctcctcaAGCTCCTCCGCAGCGCCGCCTTCAAGGCCAAGCCCGCGCTCATCTCCCTCATCGGCGCCGCCTCGGCGGCCACCGACAGCGAGGGCGCCGCCACCGCGGTGCCGTGCCTCCGCGACGCGCTCGGCGGGGACGACTGGGCTGCCAGGAAGGCCGCCGCCGAGGCGCTCGCGCTCTTGGCCCTGGAGCACGGCGACGACCTTGCCGCCCACAAACCCTCCTGCATTGCCGTCTTCGAGGCCAAGAGATTCGATAAG GTGAAGATTGTGCGGGAGTCCATGAACCGGATGATCGAGGCGTGGAAGGAGATCCCGGACGCGGAGGAGGATGTGTGCTCCTCCGCCGCGTCGCCGGCCCAGACCAGATCTCCTTCTCTCGCAG ATAGTGCAAGTGATGGTCGATACCCGGCTGATTCCCTAGGCTCCAATTCCGTCCAGTCAGTTACAAAGAGGAACATGCTGTCGGCAAGCAGGTCACCGCCGTCAGTCAATAACCGAAGGACCAGCCCTTCCATCAGAAGCAAGAAGAGCTCGCCGCCTTCATGCGGCGGCGATGTGGACCAAGCCAAGAAATATGACTACAAGGTCGACGTCACCGCTGCAGCAGACGCCACCCCGATCAGGACGGTGACCGGGGAGAAGCTTCTGAAAGAGGGCAATGTTAGAGCAAGGCTTGAAGCACGGAAGATGCTGTTCCAGAAGAGTGGTGAGAAAGGGTACAATAAGGTGGCCGGGCGCAAGTCAGGGTCTAGAGTCGTTCCGTTTAACGGCGATGGTGACTTGGAAGAAAGCACCGAGGTTGAGGATGATGGGCCGGAGGAGGTTCAGTCAGACCACTCCTCTGAGGAGCTTCAGTTGGTTCACAAAGATGAAGACCTGTCCAAGATCAGGATGCAGCTTGTTCAGATAGAGAATCAGCAGACAAACTTGCTCGACCTTCTCCAG AAATTTATGGGGAGCTCCCAGAATGGGATACGTTCGTTGGAGACAAGGGTGAACGGTCTGGAAATGGCACTGGACGAGATCTCGCGTGATCTGGCCGCCTCTTCAGGAAGGATGCCAAGCAGCGAACCTGACATGAACTGCTGCATCCCGAGCCCAAAATTCTGGAGAAAAAATGAAGGCGGTAGATACACTTCAAGGTACCCCGTCTCCGACCTAGCAAACCACCCCGAGGAGAGCAGAGCTTCTCATAAGTGGGAGAGGCAGAAGTTTGGAGTTCAGGGTGGATTTGTCACCAACCCATTAGCAGAGCAGAACACTTCATACGTGAGGAGCACGTTGGTTGCTCAGGAAGGCAGGAGGCAGAATTCAGCCCAATACAAGTCGAG GGGGCGTTAG